The window AGCCTCCTCACGTTCAGTCAGCCAGCGTTCACGCCACGTCAGGCGGGCGGGCCTACGCTGGCCTCAGCAGACAGGAAAGCCCGTTCAGGCCGCAGTCCGCGCCCGGCTTCCCCTGCAAGGAGACGCCATGAAGAAGCCCGCCTTGATCCTCGCCCTGACCGCTTCCGTGTTCTCCAGCCTCGCCCTGCCCGCGCAGGCCGCGCCGCGCCTTAGCACCCAGAGCATCATCGTCAACCCGGTACCCACCACGCTGGAAGGCCGCGTCTGGGTGGACCGCGACACCAGCGGCACCCGCACGCCGACCTACCGCATCGGTGACCGCATCCAGCTCTCGGTCAGCGTGAACGAGAATGCGTACGTTTACCTCTTCTGCCTCAGCCCCGACGGCAGCGTGGACCAGATTTTCCCCAACCGCCTCGGCAGCGGCAACTATGTCCGTAAGGGCGAGGTCCGCCGCTTCCCCTCAAGCGGCGACAACTTCGTCTTCAACGTGGGCGGCCCCGCCGGGCTGAACAAGGTCCTCGTGATCGCCAGTCGCCGCCAGCTCAACCTCTCCGAACTCAGCACCTTCAGCGCGGGCGACGCCTTTGCCACCGTCAAGCCCCAGGGCAGCCAGCAACTCGCGCAGGCCCTGAGCATCGTGGTCAACCCGGTGGCGCAGCCTATTCCCCAGCAGGACTGGGTCAGTGACATCGCCTTCTTCAACGCCGTGCGCTGAGAACTCTTGAACTGAACTGGGCATCCTGCGGGGTGCCCGTTTTT is drawn from Deinococcus terrestris and contains these coding sequences:
- a CDS encoding DUF4384 domain-containing protein translates to MKKPALILALTASVFSSLALPAQAAPRLSTQSIIVNPVPTTLEGRVWVDRDTSGTRTPTYRIGDRIQLSVSVNENAYVYLFCLSPDGSVDQIFPNRLGSGNYVRKGEVRRFPSSGDNFVFNVGGPAGLNKVLVIASRRQLNLSELSTFSAGDAFATVKPQGSQQLAQALSIVVNPVAQPIPQQDWVSDIAFFNAVR